ATACCAACACACGGCGCCTTGCACCGGCCTATCTGGTACTCAAGACAGGGCCGCGTGCGATTGGCAAACACCGTGTCCTCGCATTGCCTTACTTTGAACAATTTTTGCGCCAAGGCCAGTGTTTCCTTGACGGCCGCCCCGCTGGGAAATGGGCCAAAATATTCTCCGCTTTCGCGTTTTGCACCTCGATATTTCGCCAATCTTGGCCAAGCATGTGAGGATAAGAAGATGTATGGATAGGATTTATCGTCTCGGAGCAGGATGTTGTATTTTGGTCGGTACGCCTTGATTTGGTTTTGCTCCAAAAGCAAGGCTTCAATTTCCGTATCGGTCGTTGTCAGTTCAATGCTAGCAATTTCTTCAACCAATGCGCGCGTTTTCGCGCTTGGTAAATGCTTTCTAAAATAACTCGACAGGCGTTTTTTGAGATCATTGGCTTTGCCAACATAAATCACTTCACCCGAGGCATTGAGCATGCGATAAACCCCCGGGCATTCTGGCACTGTCTTTAAAAATTCTCGGGCATCGAAGGCCATGAATTAGTCTTGTTGCATGCCTGCTTTAATCAGCCCGTAACGAATGGCCAGATGCGTGAGCTCCACATCACCATTGACACCAAGCTTTTCAAATAAGCGATATCGATAGCTGTTCACGGTTTTCGGACTGAGACACAGCAGTTTACTGATTTCCGTCACCTTGACCCCTTGGGTGATCATCATCATGACTTGAGTTTCGCGCTCAGACAGTTTGTCAAAGGGTGAGGACTCCTTCTGTACGCTGCGAATCGCCATCTGTTGTGCAACTTCTGGGGTCAGGTAAATTTGCCCAGACTTGACCTTACGAACGGCATTTTCAATTTCGTCGATGTTCGCCCCTTTAGTCAAATAACCACGTGCGCCAACTTCAAGGAATTTTTGTGGCAGCGGCTCTTCAATATAAGCCGATAACACAATCACCTTCACATCCGGGACATAGCGAAGCATCCTTTTCGTCGCTTCCAATCCCCCGATGCCCGGCATATTGGCGTCCAATAACACCACATCAGGGCTCAACTCGCGTACACGGGTGACGGCTTCCTCTCCGGAGCTTGCTTCACCGATCACTTTAAAATCAGCCACTTCCTCGAGTAAACGACGAATCCCCACCCGAACCAGATCATGGTCATCCGCCAAAACCAGTGTAATCACCTTGCGCTCCCTCCCTCAGTGCCGTCAATCATGGAGATGCTGCCCTTCTCAATCATGCTGACAAATCGCTTAATTTTCAACAGGCACGGCTTGCTCGGTCGAAGTTTCGACCTTGCCTTCACCCAGTCTGGACACTTCGTCCGCTTCCCCCGTCAACACAAGCAATTGCTCACGCACCTCCGCCATCAACGCAGGAATATCACGCTTAGAAAATTGCCGTGTGTCAATGGGTTGACCAATATGACACTCGACCGGCTGATGCAATGTCCAGCGCAATGTTTTCGCCGGCTGAACCGTGGCAATATTTCGGAAGCCAATAGGAACCACAATGGCATCGGTATCAAACGCAAGATGAAAGCCGCCTTTTTTCAAAGGTTGTAACCGCCCATCTCGCGAGCGCGTGCCCTCGGGCGCCATCCACAAAATGATGCCGTCTTCCATCTTCTTTTTGGCGAACGCCAAATCCTTCAACGCCTGCTCGTGATTTCTCCTGTCCACGAACAGAAACTCCGCCACCCGCATGGCACGACCAAAAATAGGAATCGACAGTAATTCACGTTTGGCCAACATGCGAATTGATCCGTCCAAGGCTAAATAAGTAGCTGGAATATCGTAGTTAGACGCATGGCTACTCATGATTAGATAAGCGCGGCCTGGCGTGGGTCGCCAATGCTCACGCCCCTTCACCGACAGGCGCATATCAACAATACGAATCAACGAATCTGCCCAACTTCTAATAACCCGATCGACGCGACGCCGATAGTCAGGGCGTTGCCGTCCCGTCATGGTCAAAACGACAAGACAATGATAGAGAGTCGTCGCCGCAGAGGCGATGATGATCCATAGTGTCATCAAAAAACCAGCTCGCTTCGGCGCGACAGTATCTTCTTTCCGCATACTCATGATGGCATCACCTCAGAAGGTGATACTTGCGCCAATAAAATGCCGTGAGCGGACTGGCGATCATAATCAATGCACGCGACTGTGGCTGGTGGAAAACGTTCAATGACCGCTCCAGGCGCGAACCAAAGGGTAAGCTGTGCCACAAGCGGCATATGCGAAACCACCAGCACATCACCAGCACATTGGGCCAATATGGCGCCCGCGGCCGCCTCTGGTGCCGAACCGGAAATCAAATCATCGCTATACAAAATGGGCTTCTTGACTTCAAGCTGCGCGGCCACGATGGCGGCGGTTTCCGTAGTCCGCACAAATGGACTGGATAGAATACATGATGGCACAGAATAGTGCGCCTTTAACCATTGCGCCATGTACATGGCTTGCAAACGGCCATTTTCTGTCAGCGGTCGTTCCCTATCGGTGCGAGCTTGATGCGTCGGGACGGCTTCACCATGACGCATGATATAAATATTCATCACTGCCCCCCTTTTGGATACGCCCGTAACTGCGCTAAAGGTTCGCCATACAGTCTCGGTCCAAACTGGCTCACAACCAGCGCCGAACCATACGACGCAAGC
This genomic stretch from Gammaproteobacteria bacterium harbors:
- a CDS encoding 1-acyl-sn-glycerol-3-phosphate acyltransferase, whose product is MRKEDTVAPKRAGFLMTLWIIIASAATTLYHCLVVLTMTGRQRPDYRRRVDRVIRSWADSLIRIVDMRLSVKGREHWRPTPGRAYLIMSSHASNYDIPATYLALDGSIRMLAKRELLSIPIFGRAMRVAEFLFVDRRNHEQALKDLAFAKKKMEDGIILWMAPEGTRSRDGRLQPLKKGGFHLAFDTDAIVVPIGFRNIATVQPAKTLRWTLHQPVECHIGQPIDTRQFSKRDIPALMAEVREQLLVLTGEADEVSRLGEGKVETSTEQAVPVEN
- the sixA gene encoding phosphohistidine phosphatase SixA — encoded protein: MNIYIMRHGEAVPTHQARTDRERPLTENGRLQAMYMAQWLKAHYSVPSCILSSPFVRTTETAAIVAAQLEVKKPILYSDDLISGSAPEAAAGAILAQCAGDVLVVSHMPLVAQLTLWFAPGAVIERFPPATVACIDYDRQSAHGILLAQVSPSEVMPS
- the uvrY gene encoding two-component system response regulator UvrY; the encoded protein is MITLVLADDHDLVRVGIRRLLEEVADFKVIGEASSGEEAVTRVRELSPDVVLLDANMPGIGGLEATKRMLRYVPDVKVIVLSAYIEEPLPQKFLEVGARGYLTKGANIDEIENAVRKVKSGQIYLTPEVAQQMAIRSVQKESSPFDKLSERETQVMMMITQGVKVTEISKLLCLSPKTVNSYRYRLFEKLGVNGDVELTHLAIRYGLIKAGMQQD